In Bactrocera neohumeralis isolate Rockhampton chromosome 5, APGP_CSIRO_Bneo_wtdbg2-racon-allhic-juicebox.fasta_v2, whole genome shotgun sequence, the genomic window TAATCAGCAATCAGAAGGTGTGTTTAAAAGACTGAAAATCGATCCCATTGTCAAACAACGGGAGACAAGTAAACCTGAGACTAATTTTCAGCAGCCATTTACGCGTACACGGTCCGGACGCGTGGTTAAATCTTTAACGACTCCACGACTTGTTAACCAAGCCTCATATTTGGAAACtgataatgtaaaaaatataattagtgAATCAAAAGATAAGGATTTTCAATGCAAAGTAAAACCCCTTCCAACATCCCCCGAAGAACACAATTTGACTGTAAAAACATCTGAAACAAGTGTTTTAACAAACAATCGCCGAGTACCACCGGAAGCGATTTGCCCCaaatgtggaaaaatatttttgggccGTCGCTTAAATCGTCACTTCATGCAACATCCTGACCATATGTTAGCAAAAATTGCTGAGAACCCATtggagcaacaacaaaatgtcgAAATTGTCACAGACAATACCAACGAAGACATGACTATTTTCCGATATCTTATTTCGAAATTGCAGAAACCTTTACTCAATGAAGATCAACGTGCTGATCTCTTTCTAAATGAACTAAATGATTTGGTGGAGCAATTACAGTTGCGGAGCACCCGACTTATACGTAATACTTCGGGTTTGCATTTCGTTAGTGCGCGAACAGCCCGGTTGTTAGGCATACCGGAGGGTCAGTATGCGCTCGATATGTCTGCTATAGACAGTGAGGTCCCCTTTATAGAAGCAGAGCATAACGGTTCAAACGGAGATGAGAGCAAACGACATCAGGTCATACAGCCGGTGGTTACTGTAAGCACTCCCAGCTTAGATTACACAGCAATCAGTTTGGATGATACCCTAACAGATGAAGCagcgcaaaaattaaatttatcagcTGGTGGTAAGTTGTTACCACCCTCTGAGGAAAGCCTTCTGCGTGCTGTAGGTGACTTGGTGCATGATGGTATAACGAAATTGGTAGATGCCAATCTACTGCATCCACCGCGATCAGTTGTACAATCAACCGTAACCTCAACGCTGGTGCAGCAATATGATCATGTGAGCGACAATGCTGTGGAAGCATTAACTATTAAAGACGATAACGCGCCGCAGGAGGGCACGTCACTACTAGACCTGAAAGTTGACTTCTTTcagttcaaaaataattaagtgcaCTAGGAATTTTTGATTTGgcgaaaaaaagcaaaaatactttATTCACATACTCGTTCgataaaattcgaaaaaaaaatccttagttaaggtttaagaaaaaatgtcatttataatagtttttcaaataaatgaatGACAAAGTTCAgttacttaattttatattctaTAAAATTTGCATACGGATGTAATAAAAAGCATCGAAATGTACCAAGACAGTA contains:
- the LOC126759970 gene encoding uncharacterized protein LOC126759970 produces the protein MNNITSDTKGMVKTGEEVNNIFEEFEELLKNNEGLETSTRDTAIPALKALNEHVESTTKPNNGNEEGPYVNGKQIINEEQASNFLPAYSNYDFLVSTDSQSLPEEELSLFSVNQNELQPVNAPFMVPGIYKKIANASGAISKLPPQNYAIDVTNVILTTKCPKGKIISRVDFEGVSSTEESTGYKLNHVEATSLTEAKFSNNSTPSNNLLTFAYNIHKSAKPDCIMIDRDKNEIRRIRAGSNHQILYRLLGPEDLNLQINQTLTHPTSARSKIFSAKAKIGRPKKHSLVNEDNQQSEGVFKRLKIDPIVKQRETSKPETNFQQPFTRTRSGRVVKSLTTPRLVNQASYLETDNVKNIISESKDKDFQCKVKPLPTSPEEHNLTVKTSETSVLTNNRRVPPEAICPKCGKIFLGRRLNRHFMQHPDHMLAKIAENPLEQQQNVEIVTDNTNEDMTIFRYLISKLQKPLLNEDQRADLFLNELNDLVEQLQLRSTRLIRNTSGLHFVSARTARLLGIPEGQYALDMSAIDSEVPFIEAEHNGSNGDESKRHQVIQPVVTVSTPSLDYTAISLDDTLTDEAAQKLNLSAGGKLLPPSEESLLRAVGDLVHDGITKLVDANLLHPPRSVVQSTVTSTLVQQYDHVSDNAVEALTIKDDNAPQEGTSLLDLKVDFFQFKNN